Genomic DNA from Pyruvatibacter sp.:
GGCGACTATCTTTAGCGTCCCTTCCAGACGGGCGCGCGTTTCTGGGCAAAGGCCATTGGCCCCTCAATCAGATCCTCACTTTTGAACAGCGCATGTACCGCGTCATATTTGCCGTTTACAGCCTTCTCCAGATCAGCCTCGTCCAGCCCCGCATAGACGCTTTGCTTGGACGCACGGATCGACATCGGGCTGCAGGCTTCAATCAGCCTGGCCCAGCGCATGGCCGCCTCCATAAGCTCCGCAGCCGGAACAACCTCATTAACGAAGCCCAGCGTCTGGCCTTCTGCTGCGGGCACCGTACGGCCCGTCAGAATCATGCCCATGGCTTGCTTGACCGGAATCTGACGCGGCAGCCGATGCAGCCCGCCCGCCAGTGCTGCAAGTCCCACCTTGGGTTCAGGCAGAGCGAAGGTTGCCGTGTCGGCGGCGATAATCAGGTCGCAGGCCAGCGCAATCTCAAAACCGCCGCCCATGGCCACACCGTTGACAGCCGCAATCACCGGCTTGGTAAGGCCATAGCGCGATGTGAGCCCGGCAAAGCCTGACTTGGGCACTTCAATAGCGTTGCCTTCAGCCTGCCACTTGAGATCA
This window encodes:
- a CDS encoding enoyl-CoA hydratase-related protein, encoding MSDAFTNLEFSTAERDGNVLKVSINRPNRMNSLHPPANFELEKIFDAFEADDDLWVAIITGEGERAFSAGNDLKWQAEGNAIEVPKSGFAGLTSRYGLTKPVIAAVNGVAMGGGFEIALACDLIIAADTATFALPEPKVGLAALAGGLHRLPRQIPVKQAMGMILTGRTVPAAEGQTLGFVNEVVPAAELMEAAMRWARLIEACSPMSIRASKQSVYAGLDEADLEKAVNGKYDAVHALFKSEDLIEGPMAFAQKRAPVWKGR